The Photobacterium sanguinicancri genome includes the window TGTAACCTTCACCGTGAACTGTCACGAAAATTTGTGGGTTTTTAGGGTCAGCTTCCATCTTAGATCGCATGCGTCGAATCAACACATCGATAGTGCGATCATTAGGTGCTTCAACACGATGGCTAAGCATGTTTAAAATACGATCGCGGCTTAAAACCACATTAGGGTGCGATGAAAATGCCACCAATAACTCATATTCAGCTTTAGTTAATTTAACAGGTACGCCGTTATGGGTTAGTGCTCGTTTATTGATGTCGAACTGCCATTCGCCAAAGCGAATAATGCTGTCTTCTTGTAACTCTACAACAGCCTCATCTCTTGCCTTTTCGACCAGAGAGATGCGCCACAGCAGGTTTTTAACGCGAACTAGCAGTTCACGGAGCTCAAAAGGCTTAGTTACATAATCGTCGGCACCCATCTCTAGCCCAACGATTTTATCGATGCTATCTGTTCGACCAGTAACAAGAATAATACCGACTTCTGAGCGGCTACGAAGCTCGCGTGTCAGCATTAAACCATCTTCACCTGGCAAATTGATATCAAGCATTACAAGGTCAATTTTTTCGCTAGCCATAATGTCACGCATTTGCGTTCCACTCTCAGCCTGACTTACCTTGTAACCCTCATTTTCAAAGTAACCCACCAGCTTAGTACGGGTCACAATCTCGTCTTCTACAACAAGTACGTGATGGCTCATTTCTATCTCTTTTCTAATTATTTGGCTGTCTTGAATACGGTAGCATAACAACTGAACCATTAATAACTTTACATAATTCAGCTTTAACTGTTAACGCCCGCCCTTAACCTTATTCACATCGTGTCTTTAAGATTAAACCATAAAAATTTATACGTCACTGCCACTTAACAGTGACATCATTCTTTAATGGAATCATCCACTATGAAAAAACTTTGGCAAAAGTTGATCAAACCTAGCAGCAAGCTTTCTATTCTTGCACTGGTTTTGGTCGGTATCGGTATCACCCTAGCGGGCACCTTCGTGGTACACAAAGGCTTCGAGGTTACTTCGACTATCGAATTCTGTACTTCGTGCCACAC containing:
- the torR gene encoding two-component system response regulator TorR; this translates as MSHHVLVVEDEIVTRTKLVGYFENEGYKVSQAESGTQMRDIMASEKIDLVMLDINLPGEDGLMLTRELRSRSEVGIILVTGRTDSIDKIVGLEMGADDYVTKPFELRELLVRVKNLLWRISLVEKARDEAVVELQEDSIIRFGEWQFDINKRALTHNGVPVKLTKAEYELLVAFSSHPNVVLSRDRILNMLSHRVEAPNDRTIDVLIRRMRSKMEADPKNPQIFVTVHGEGYMFAGD